One genomic region from Thermoleptolyngbya sichuanensis A183 encodes:
- a CDS encoding adenylate/guanylate cyclase domain-containing protein, giving the protein MLSPSSPDSLPKPLVDLEQRMRPLLPASLYAALWVDPTADTLMQVFQHLRTMQQVLHDYMPRQVSEAPPLPGELRHGWQEGTLLFTDLAGFTPLLEANADAGSEGAAALLTLINQYFSSMIEIISKSGGDLLEFTGDAMLVQFLPGRDGSDAAQAVRAGLRMQRAMTQFTALDMPQGQFSLEMRVGIHSGRFLTADIGTPERMGRVLLGKTVQQAKRAESASAVGRVCVSREVGDRLGQEFPLQPLDAQHSLVIDQLSPEELGEYDITLPRRRMASSMLMDRSIPGLSEEIQKSVGLVEPLASYLPAPILNLLVECAAQRQIPPAFPTPTVVFVNLMGLPEAVDLASPDEVDLLVRRYSQAFALIHASVRSRGGILQKVTYHSLGSDMLVYFGALGSHPEDALRAADMALEVRQIVHQLAPPRSAGQPVDIACRIGLDQGPVFAAEIGSPRARREFNILGDPVNTAARLMTLASSGQILLTESVYRAIAPHYPCTPIGDLFLKGKTTPQPTFELESP; this is encoded by the coding sequence ATGCTGTCTCCTTCTTCGCCCGACTCACTCCCAAAGCCGCTGGTTGACCTAGAGCAGCGAATGCGCCCGCTTCTGCCCGCCAGCCTCTATGCCGCGCTGTGGGTCGATCCCACTGCCGACACGCTGATGCAGGTGTTTCAGCACCTACGCACAATGCAGCAGGTGTTGCATGACTACATGCCCCGCCAGGTGTCCGAAGCGCCGCCCCTGCCAGGAGAACTGCGCCATGGCTGGCAGGAGGGGACGCTGCTGTTTACCGATCTGGCGGGCTTTACGCCCCTGCTAGAGGCAAATGCGGATGCGGGGTCGGAGGGCGCGGCGGCGCTGTTGACGCTGATTAACCAATATTTCTCCAGCATGATTGAAATTATCAGCAAGTCGGGGGGCGACCTGCTGGAGTTTACGGGCGATGCCATGCTGGTGCAGTTTTTGCCAGGGCGAGATGGCAGCGATGCGGCGCAGGCGGTGCGGGCGGGCCTGCGAATGCAGCGGGCGATGACCCAATTCACCGCGCTGGACATGCCCCAGGGTCAGTTTTCGCTGGAGATGCGGGTGGGCATTCATTCTGGACGGTTTCTGACGGCGGATATTGGCACGCCAGAGCGAATGGGGCGGGTGCTGCTGGGAAAGACAGTGCAGCAGGCGAAGCGGGCAGAGTCAGCTAGTGCTGTGGGGCGGGTGTGCGTGAGTCGGGAAGTGGGCGATCGCCTCGGTCAAGAATTTCCGCTCCAGCCGCTCGATGCCCAGCACAGCCTGGTGATTGACCAGCTTAGCCCGGAGGAACTAGGAGAATATGACATCACGCTGCCCCGTCGCCGCATGGCTTCATCGATGCTGATGGATCGCAGCATCCCCGGCCTGAGTGAGGAAATTCAAAAGTCGGTAGGTCTGGTAGAGCCACTGGCCAGCTACTTGCCCGCGCCGATTCTGAACCTGCTGGTGGAATGCGCTGCTCAGCGTCAGATTCCGCCGGCCTTCCCAACCCCAACGGTGGTCTTTGTCAACCTGATGGGGCTGCCGGAAGCCGTAGACCTGGCCTCGCCTGATGAAGTGGATCTGCTGGTGCGCCGCTATTCGCAAGCGTTTGCGCTGATCCACGCCAGCGTGCGATCGCGCGGCGGCATTTTGCAAAAGGTGACCTATCATTCCCTCGGTTCCGACATGCTGGTCTACTTCGGAGCGCTGGGCAGCCACCCCGAAGATGCGCTGCGGGCAGCAGACATGGCTCTGGAGGTTCGCCAAATTGTCCACCAGCTTGCACCACCACGGTCTGCGGGTCAGCCTGTGGACATCGCCTGTCGCATCGGCCTCGACCAGGGCCCAGTGTTTGCCGCCGAAATCGGCTCGCCCCGTGCCCGCCGCGAGTTTAATATCCTGGGGGACCCCGTGAACACGGCCGCCCGCCTGATGACCCTTGCCAGCAGTGGACAAATTTTGCTGACGGAATCGGTGTATCGGGCGATCGCCCCCCACTATCCCTGCACGCCCATCGGTGATTTGTTTCTCAAAGGCAAAACCACACCCCAGCCCACCTTTGAGCTTGAATCCCCATAG